The Mycobacterium seoulense genome has a window encoding:
- a CDS encoding Zn-ribbon domain-containing OB-fold protein, whose protein sequence is MTSDALRPQTGPVPHASSHLSLPFWQGCRAEELRYQRCDACGLANFPPTEHCRQCLSAQVRWERSGGLGEIYSWTVVHRPVTAEFSPPYAPAIVTLDEGYQMLTNVVGLAPEELRIGMRVRVQFHAAGPDVTLPYFTGQD, encoded by the coding sequence GTGACCTCCGACGCCCTGCGCCCACAAACCGGTCCGGTGCCCCATGCCAGCAGCCACCTGAGCCTGCCCTTCTGGCAGGGCTGCCGGGCGGAGGAACTGCGGTACCAACGCTGCGACGCCTGCGGCCTGGCCAACTTTCCGCCGACCGAGCACTGCCGCCAATGCCTTTCGGCCCAGGTGCGCTGGGAGCGCAGCGGCGGCCTGGGCGAGATCTACAGCTGGACGGTGGTTCACCGGCCGGTGACGGCGGAATTCTCCCCGCCCTACGCACCCGCGATCGTCACGCTGGACGAGGGTTACCAGATGCTGACCAACGTCGTCGGCCTGGCGCCGGAGGAGCTGCGGATCGGCATGCGCGTGCGGGTTCAGTTCCACGCCGCCGGTCCCGACGTGACCCTGCCCTACTTCACCGGCCAGGACTAG
- a CDS encoding PadR family transcriptional regulator — protein sequence MSPRRTSNGLPVTAYLVLGVLAANDEQLTAGEIKMRAELSVGHFYWSPSVSHVRRELNRLLARGMVGEIGAQAGKRAITLYETTDAGRDALRRWVQHFPGQDQVVIKHPVILKTWLARGEDPELIVDTLDRHLEATRARLDEALWSRQRSRELGISADPDQRFSFAVLDYAIRGLYAELSNITQLRDEIAGGTTRDPVKRVRRAKGQIRRRVPPG from the coding sequence GTGAGCCCCCGGCGCACCAGCAACGGCCTGCCGGTAACCGCCTACCTGGTACTGGGCGTGCTCGCCGCCAACGACGAGCAGCTCACCGCGGGCGAGATCAAGATGCGCGCAGAGCTGTCCGTCGGCCACTTCTACTGGTCGCCGTCGGTCAGTCACGTGCGGCGCGAGCTGAACCGCTTGCTGGCGCGCGGCATGGTCGGCGAGATCGGCGCCCAAGCGGGCAAGCGGGCGATCACGCTCTACGAGACCACCGATGCCGGACGTGACGCGCTGCGCCGGTGGGTGCAGCACTTCCCCGGCCAGGACCAGGTCGTCATCAAGCACCCCGTCATCCTCAAGACCTGGCTCGCCCGCGGCGAGGACCCCGAACTCATCGTGGACACCCTGGACCGGCACCTCGAGGCGACCCGGGCGCGGCTGGACGAGGCGCTGTGGTCGCGGCAGCGGTCGCGCGAACTCGGCATCAGCGCCGACCCGGACCAGCGCTTCTCGTTCGCCGTTCTGGACTACGCGATCCGAGGCCTGTACGCGGAGCTCTCCAACATCACGCAGCTGCGCGACGAGATCGCCGGCGGCACAACGCGAGACCCCGTCAAGCGGGTGCGACGGGCGAAGGGCCAGATCCGCCGCCGGGTACCCCCGGGCTAG
- the fadD1 gene encoding fatty-acid--CoA ligase FadD1: MTDDTIQALLRRRLSDPGVAVKHRGLQWSWSQYLAGAAQRAAALISAADPGRPMHVGALLGNNPEMLAQMAAAGLGGYVLCGLNNTRRGEALAADVRRAHCQFLVTDAEHRPLLDGLDLEGTLVLDTSTPQWAELVEEAGELEPRRQVTAMDPFMMIFTSGTSGNPKAVQVSHLMATFAGINLVERFALSEQDTCYVSMPLFHSNAVVAGWAPAVVSGAAIVPAKFSASSFLDDIRHYGATYMNYVGKPLAYILATPERDDDADNPLRVAFGNEANDKDIEEFARRFDVQVEDGFGSTENAVIVIREPGTPKGSIGKGVDGVAIYNSDTVTECAVARFDADGALVNADEAVGELVNTAGSGFFTGYYNDPDANAERMRHGMYWSGDLAYRDSDGWIYLAGRTADWMRVDGENLAAAPIERILLRHSSINRAAVYAVPDGRVGDQVMAAIVLNEGHTLDPDAFEAFLDAQPDLSPKARPRYVRVAADLPSTATHKVLKRQLIGEGTAIGAGETLWEREPRGTAYTVAAPSPGVPGGGSGPSPVAPA, translated from the coding sequence GCGGCCTGCAATGGAGTTGGAGTCAGTACCTGGCGGGAGCGGCGCAGCGGGCGGCGGCCCTGATCTCCGCGGCCGACCCCGGCCGGCCGATGCACGTCGGCGCCCTGCTGGGTAACAACCCCGAGATGCTGGCCCAGATGGCCGCGGCGGGACTGGGCGGCTACGTGCTGTGCGGCCTGAACAACACGCGGCGCGGCGAGGCGCTGGCGGCCGACGTCCGGCGCGCGCATTGCCAGTTTCTCGTCACCGACGCCGAACACCGGCCACTGCTGGACGGCCTCGACCTCGAGGGAACGCTCGTCCTCGACACCTCGACCCCGCAGTGGGCCGAGCTCGTCGAGGAAGCCGGCGAACTGGAGCCGCGCCGGCAGGTGACCGCGATGGACCCGTTCATGATGATCTTCACCTCGGGAACGAGCGGGAATCCCAAGGCGGTGCAGGTATCGCACCTGATGGCAACGTTCGCCGGCATCAACCTGGTCGAGCGCTTCGCGCTATCCGAGCAGGACACCTGCTACGTGTCGATGCCGCTGTTCCACTCCAACGCGGTCGTCGCCGGATGGGCGCCCGCGGTGGTCTCCGGCGCCGCGATCGTGCCGGCGAAATTCTCGGCCAGCAGCTTCCTCGACGACATCCGTCATTACGGGGCGACGTACATGAACTACGTGGGCAAGCCGCTCGCCTACATCCTGGCCACGCCCGAGCGCGACGACGACGCCGACAATCCCCTGCGGGTGGCGTTCGGTAACGAGGCCAACGACAAGGACATCGAGGAGTTCGCGCGGCGCTTCGACGTGCAGGTGGAGGACGGCTTCGGCTCGACCGAGAACGCGGTCATCGTGATCCGCGAACCCGGCACGCCGAAGGGCTCGATCGGCAAAGGGGTCGACGGGGTGGCGATCTACAACAGCGACACCGTCACCGAGTGCGCGGTCGCGCGGTTCGACGCCGACGGCGCCCTGGTCAACGCCGACGAGGCCGTGGGCGAGTTGGTCAACACGGCGGGATCGGGTTTCTTCACCGGCTACTACAACGACCCGGACGCCAACGCCGAACGCATGCGGCACGGCATGTACTGGTCGGGTGACCTCGCCTACCGCGACTCCGACGGCTGGATTTACCTGGCCGGCCGCACGGCCGACTGGATGAGGGTCGACGGGGAGAACCTCGCCGCCGCACCGATCGAGCGGATCCTGTTGCGGCACAGTTCGATCAACCGCGCCGCGGTGTACGCCGTCCCGGACGGGCGCGTCGGCGATCAGGTGATGGCGGCGATCGTGCTCAACGAGGGGCACACCCTGGACCCCGACGCGTTCGAGGCGTTCCTCGACGCTCAGCCCGACCTGTCCCCGAAGGCCCGCCCACGCTACGTTCGCGTCGCCGCCGACCTGCCGAGCACCGCCACCCACAAGGTGCTCAAGCGTCAACTGATCGGCGAAGGGACGGCCATCGGTGCGGGCGAAACGCTCTGGGAGCGCGAACCGCGCGGCACCGCCTATACGGTCGCGGCGCCTAGCCCGGGGGTACCCGGCGGCGGATCTGGCCCTTCGCCCGTCGCACCCGCTTGA